The Kitasatospora setae KM-6054 genome contains a region encoding:
- a CDS encoding glycosyltransferase family 2 protein, translating to MTRPPASAHAVTADGPVARDSAEESRATGPGLPAGPAAAAAGVLLALRGLADLGLHTAAGHLLGPDRYGALAALLGLLAAVGVALAAVQTVVAAAVLRAAGAAGAGVDPRPLLWRAVRCAVPAALVAGAVAVPVAGLLRLSGPLPVVLTAAVLVPSTAVAVLWAHALGSRGPVAASWPLLVGAFVRLAGAGFALWCGAGVGAVLAATLCGECVTAGLLFVRLPARRPGGLPLRVERRVLARSVSGFAGLWVLTGADLLCARHWLSGEAAGGYGAGAQLAKASLACANLIVLLLLGRLASADRRTAARALTRALGAAVLAGAGTALVLMAGGGTVLPLVFGAGFAVGPGLGLLLGIDATALLVLTVLLHYRAAHGGAPLGGWAGALVFPALLACFPATAPGIAAAHALAVLLAVACALPGTGLRPGPAAPALPAARAGSEAEAGTAPEAAREAVHEIDRAARIELSVVVPYYNPGPAVARHLAGLLRVLDRQGASYEVLAVDDGCTDGSGRRVARLGHRRLRRLGHAANRGKGAALRTGFRQCRGRWIAFIDADGDLAAELLPGLLDAARRSGADAAVGVKRLQHGRVRRVCSGAFRLLARLLFRLPVRDTQTGLKVFRREALAGVLPLCREDGFVFDLELLALLHRHGHRRIAEVPVTVRPRTGSTVRPRTALRMLAEALRLGARLHRTPRSAPVPATTAVDPRPVLRALPDNAG from the coding sequence ATGACGCGACCTCCGGCATCCGCCCACGCGGTGACCGCCGACGGGCCGGTGGCCCGGGACTCCGCCGAGGAGTCCCGGGCCACCGGCCCCGGTCTGCCCGCCGGCCCGGCCGCGGCCGCGGCCGGCGTGCTGCTCGCGCTGCGCGGCTTGGCCGACCTCGGCCTGCACACCGCCGCCGGGCACCTGCTCGGCCCCGACCGCTACGGGGCGCTGGCCGCGCTCCTGGGGCTGCTCGCGGCGGTCGGCGTCGCGCTGGCCGCCGTGCAGACGGTGGTCGCCGCCGCCGTCCTGCGCGCGGCCGGCGCGGCCGGGGCCGGCGTCGATCCGCGGCCGCTGCTGTGGCGGGCCGTGCGGTGCGCGGTCCCGGCCGCGCTGGTGGCCGGGGCGGTGGCGGTCCCGGTGGCGGGGCTGCTGCGGCTGTCCGGGCCGCTGCCGGTGGTGCTGACCGCGGCGGTGCTGGTGCCGAGCACGGCGGTGGCGGTGCTGTGGGCGCACGCGCTGGGGAGCCGGGGGCCGGTGGCGGCGTCCTGGCCGCTGCTGGTCGGGGCGTTCGTCCGACTGGCGGGGGCCGGGTTCGCGCTGTGGTGCGGGGCGGGGGTGGGCGCGGTGCTGGCGGCGACGCTGTGCGGCGAGTGCGTGACCGCCGGGCTGCTGTTCGTCCGGCTGCCCGCGCGGCGTCCCGGCGGGCTGCCGCTGCGGGTCGAACGGCGGGTGCTGGCGCGGTCGGTGAGCGGGTTCGCCGGGCTGTGGGTGCTGACCGGGGCCGATCTGCTGTGCGCCCGGCACTGGTTGAGCGGCGAGGCGGCCGGCGGGTACGGCGCGGGCGCGCAGCTCGCCAAGGCGTCGCTGGCCTGCGCGAACCTGATCGTGCTGCTGCTGCTCGGCCGACTGGCCTCCGCGGACCGCCGCACCGCCGCCCGGGCGCTGACCCGCGCGCTGGGCGCGGCCGTGCTGGCGGGGGCGGGCACGGCGCTGGTGCTGATGGCGGGCGGCGGCACGGTGCTGCCGCTGGTGTTCGGCGCCGGTTTCGCCGTCGGACCGGGGCTCGGCCTGCTGCTCGGGATCGACGCGACGGCGCTGCTGGTGCTGACCGTGCTGCTGCACTACCGGGCCGCGCACGGCGGCGCCCCGCTGGGCGGCTGGGCGGGCGCGCTGGTGTTCCCGGCGCTGCTGGCGTGCTTCCCGGCCACCGCGCCGGGCATCGCCGCCGCGCACGCGCTGGCCGTCCTGCTGGCGGTGGCCTGCGCGCTGCCCGGCACCGGCCTGCGCCCGGGCCCGGCAGCGCCGGCGCTGCCGGCCGCCCGGGCCGGGTCCGAGGCCGAGGCCGGGACGGCGCCCGAGGCCGCCCGGGAGGCCGTGCACGAGATCGACCGGGCCGCCCGGATCGAGCTCAGCGTGGTCGTCCCCTACTACAACCCCGGCCCGGCGGTCGCCCGCCACCTGGCCGGGCTGCTGCGCGTGCTGGACCGGCAGGGCGCCAGCTACGAGGTGCTGGCCGTCGACGACGGGTGCACCGACGGCAGCGGCCGCCGGGTCGCCCGGCTCGGCCACCGCCGGCTGCGCCGGCTCGGGCACGCCGCCAACCGGGGCAAGGGTGCCGCGCTGCGCACCGGGTTCCGGCAGTGCCGGGGGCGCTGGATCGCCTTCATCGACGCGGACGGCGACCTGGCCGCCGAACTGCTGCCCGGCCTGCTGGACGCGGCCCGCCGCTCCGGCGCGGACGCGGCGGTCGGCGTCAAGCGGCTGCAGCACGGGCGGGTCCGGCGGGTCTGCTCCGGCGCGTTCCGGCTGCTGGCCCGGCTGCTGTTCCGGCTGCCGGTGCGCGACACCCAGACCGGGCTGAAGGTGTTCCGCCGCGAGGCGCTGGCCGGGGTGCTGCCGCTGTGCCGCGAGGACGGCTTCGTCTTCGACCTGGAGCTGCTCGCCCTGCTGCACCGCCACGGGCACCGCCGGATCGCCGAGGTCCCGGTCACCGTCCGCCCCCGCACCGGCAGCACCGTCCGCCCCCGGACCGCCCTGCGGATGCTGGCCGAGGCCCTCCGGCTCGGCGCCCGGCTCCACCGCACCCCCCGGAGCGCACCCGTCCCCGCCACCACCGCCGTCGACCCCCGGCCCGTCCTGCGCGCCCTCCCCGACAACGCGGGCTGA
- a CDS encoding glycosyltransferase family 4 protein, translated as MRICVFNWKDTAHPEAGGAEVYTHEVLTRWAAAGHRVTLVTAAAPGAPATESRAGVRIVRGGGPLGVYRAARQWYGTHGAGRFDLLVDEVNTRPFGCAAWSAGTPTVALVHQVAREIWDARFPAPLSWLGRYVAEPHWLRSLRGTPVLTVSPSSRDSLRAYGLRDLHLVPEGLTRRPRPAVPREQAPTVLFVGRLSPVKRVDHVLAAFALLRRRMPEARLWVVGDGPERARLERLAPPGTVFHGRVPTARRDELLARAHVLVATSIREGWALVVDEAAAMGTPTIGYRRPGLCDSVPAAGGRLVAPHPAALARELAEHLPALAAAPAPAGWAGGALPWDEVAEAVLRTAVEAAALAPRLTSATPGSGPR; from the coding sequence ATGCGCATCTGCGTCTTCAACTGGAAGGACACCGCCCACCCGGAGGCCGGCGGCGCCGAGGTGTACACCCACGAGGTGCTCACCCGCTGGGCCGCCGCCGGACACCGGGTCACGCTGGTGACCGCCGCCGCGCCCGGCGCCCCCGCGACGGAGTCCCGCGCGGGGGTGCGGATCGTCCGCGGCGGCGGCCCGCTGGGCGTGTACCGGGCGGCCCGGCAGTGGTACGGGACGCACGGCGCGGGCCGGTTCGACCTGCTGGTGGACGAGGTGAACACCCGCCCGTTCGGCTGCGCCGCCTGGTCGGCGGGGACGCCGACGGTCGCGCTGGTGCACCAGGTGGCGCGGGAGATCTGGGACGCCCGGTTCCCCGCGCCGCTGTCCTGGCTGGGCCGGTACGTCGCCGAGCCGCACTGGCTGCGCTCGCTGCGCGGGACGCCGGTGCTCACCGTCTCGCCGTCCAGCCGGGACTCGCTGCGCGCGTACGGCCTGCGCGACCTGCACCTCGTCCCGGAGGGGCTGACCCGGCGGCCGCGCCCGGCCGTCCCGCGCGAGCAGGCGCCGACGGTGCTGTTCGTGGGACGGCTGTCGCCGGTCAAGCGGGTCGACCACGTGCTGGCGGCGTTCGCGCTGCTGCGCCGCCGGATGCCGGAGGCCCGGCTGTGGGTCGTCGGCGACGGCCCCGAGCGGGCCCGGCTGGAGCGGCTGGCCCCGCCGGGGACGGTCTTCCACGGCCGGGTGCCGACCGCCCGGCGCGACGAACTGCTGGCTCGGGCCCACGTGTTGGTGGCCACCTCGATCCGCGAGGGCTGGGCCCTGGTGGTCGACGAGGCCGCCGCGATGGGCACCCCGACGATCGGCTACCGCCGCCCCGGCCTGTGCGACTCCGTGCCCGCCGCGGGCGGCCGACTGGTCGCCCCGCACCCCGCCGCCCTCGCCCGCGAACTCGCCGAACACCTGCCCGCCCTGGCCGCCGCCCCGGCCCCCGCCGGCTGGGCCGGCGGCGCCCTCCCCTGGGACGAGGTCGCCGAAGCCGTCCTCCGCACCGCCGTCGAAGCCGCCGCCCTCGCCCCCCGCCTCACCTCCGCCACCCCGGGCAGCGGCCCCCGATGA
- a CDS encoding glycosyltransferase — translation MRWGVPGVVAGALPLLWFRPGREFATGDVGPFRREALGAELGSVWGHQITGTGGPSYEVVRLPDLLLVRLCGLLGLGPGVAQAVLYALVLAGAATGAAWLASVWLRHPLAAATAGLLAAVNVYTLVSLLNPLPVLATALVAWFGGHLLHAAAGRRVRARTVALTSLPLCYLGMNPPLLAVTAGAVAVLALAAAPLTGGRYRPVLRLVGRALPLLVLAQLWWLLPQAVTLAGGGAGADFSAQTNVRAWAWTQARNTLPNILALNAHWGWTHAEYYPFAAAVDGAPWGVARWAPALLALAGAVLPPGPRRTRWALRAVAGAALVLVLLCKGLHAPLAAVNGWLYAHLPGMWLFREPMSKFGVLLVLAVAVLAGAAVQRAVDADRGQWRRRARWRWRAVAAVPVAAALAYPWPLWTGAVVTQVRPPLPSASVAVPADWQRVADAANRSAAAGKVLELPLQGYYQVLTAWGFHGVDDLPRDLLTRPLLQRLPGGYFDNASGPARLLALAEDGLAAGDRDGADAAAGALRALGVGQVLVRRDLRTTAGDVPTADPAALAAALDRLPGARRTLATQVADLYELPPAAGESGGLLLDPAADLRTTAEAAARGAATTADPAVPVDAARLAFTAPGGGGLRLRADGGPYAARADRAAGTAYLPERTAEGVRLADAGRAAVDGAALPAAPELRLDLPAGAEPAALLVGPEVLPWEPGRPVVVRPGDRVAAALADGPDLTGAPEAQADGGCGGATSLAGEGSWELRAEPGSSACVRLPLAGTPDGGLLEVAVEYRGSAPRICLWQDGPGSCAIERRLPAADDWRPFRAVLRLAPGTTGAVLYGYADADGGHPADAAYRAVDATALGVAAEAAPAADPAPLPLGPGPHRVDADPGLPAAGPPAFSALQDCGRTDGRGFAEAGLTATPLGTDGVRLTARAHTACVSVPVDSFEPGTGHRPGRYRLTVNYRTVSGSPARLCLWQDGPGRCAELPRTADSAQWHTLDTVLAPPADSRALTLFLYADGDDVGRTEVEYTGLRLTPVLPLAVRVDSAGPAPARVAAVPDGAGRWRARLSGVDGPVAVALPDSADPRWELTGLPAGWSARPLTLDGYRAGWLVEGRGDAELRVAFGPDRWWRIAVGLSAATVLACASVLLPGRRRPSPVRPLPAPGPALGPAPDHAPDPERPPMSAAPSAPSGPSSPSGPGAPPRIAVVVPTRDSAPQIDRLLDSLVQQRDGLEVLVNEDTRTSQPLAPALPAFHARGLDVRLARDNPSRAAGRRRGVRRTSAAVVLHLDSDMTAGPGLLAECRRLIEDEGYDALVIPEVSVGEGFWARCKVLEKRCWDGDRAVESLRCLRRELYDRVGGHDEELVWSEDKDLDLRVRATGARIATTRSVLIHDEGRTTLRAAMRKKAHYAATAGRYAARHPRHFAAQAGPWRLPVLAARAWRLSRDPLLTAGLLLLKTCEFAAAGTALLASALPGPHRGGTRG, via the coding sequence GTGCGGTGGGGGGTGCCCGGGGTGGTGGCGGGGGCGCTGCCGCTGCTGTGGTTCCGGCCGGGGCGGGAGTTCGCGACGGGGGACGTCGGGCCGTTCCGGCGGGAGGCGCTGGGGGCGGAGCTGGGGAGCGTCTGGGGGCACCAGATCACCGGGACCGGCGGGCCCTCGTACGAGGTGGTGCGGCTGCCGGACCTGCTGCTGGTGCGGCTGTGCGGGCTGCTGGGGCTGGGGCCGGGGGTCGCGCAGGCGGTGCTGTACGCGCTGGTGCTGGCGGGGGCGGCGACGGGGGCGGCGTGGCTGGCGTCGGTGTGGCTGCGGCATCCGCTGGCGGCGGCGACGGCGGGGCTGCTGGCGGCGGTGAACGTCTACACGCTGGTGTCGCTGCTGAATCCGCTGCCGGTGCTGGCGACGGCGCTGGTGGCGTGGTTCGGCGGGCACCTGCTGCACGCGGCGGCGGGGCGGCGGGTGCGGGCCCGGACGGTCGCGCTGACCTCGCTGCCGCTGTGCTACCTGGGGATGAACCCGCCGCTGCTGGCGGTGACGGCGGGCGCGGTCGCGGTGCTGGCGCTGGCCGCCGCGCCGCTGACCGGCGGGCGGTACCGACCGGTGCTGCGGCTGGTCGGGCGGGCGCTGCCGCTGCTGGTGCTGGCGCAGCTGTGGTGGCTGCTGCCGCAGGCGGTGACGCTGGCCGGCGGCGGGGCGGGGGCGGACTTCAGCGCGCAGACCAACGTGCGGGCCTGGGCGTGGACGCAGGCCCGCAACACGCTGCCCAACATCCTGGCGCTGAACGCGCACTGGGGCTGGACGCACGCCGAGTACTACCCGTTCGCGGCGGCGGTGGACGGCGCGCCGTGGGGCGTGGCGCGCTGGGCGCCGGCGCTGCTGGCGCTGGCGGGCGCGGTGCTGCCGCCGGGGCCGCGCCGCACCCGGTGGGCGCTGCGGGCGGTCGCGGGGGCGGCGCTGGTGCTGGTGCTGCTCTGCAAGGGGCTGCACGCGCCGCTGGCGGCCGTGAACGGCTGGCTGTACGCGCACCTGCCGGGGATGTGGCTGTTCCGCGAGCCGATGAGCAAGTTCGGCGTGCTGCTGGTGCTCGCCGTCGCGGTGCTGGCGGGAGCGGCCGTGCAGCGCGCCGTGGACGCCGACCGGGGGCAGTGGCGGAGGCGGGCGCGGTGGCGGTGGCGGGCCGTCGCGGCCGTGCCGGTCGCCGCCGCGCTGGCCTACCCGTGGCCGCTGTGGACGGGCGCGGTGGTCACCCAGGTGCGGCCGCCGCTGCCGTCCGCGTCGGTGGCCGTCCCGGCGGACTGGCAGCGGGTCGCGGACGCGGCGAACCGCTCGGCCGCCGCCGGGAAGGTGCTGGAGCTGCCGTTGCAGGGCTACTACCAGGTGCTGACCGCATGGGGCTTCCACGGCGTGGACGACCTGCCGCGCGACCTGCTGACCCGGCCGCTGCTGCAGCGGCTGCCGGGCGGCTACTTCGACAACGCCTCCGGCCCGGCCCGGCTGCTCGCGCTCGCCGAGGACGGGCTGGCGGCGGGCGACCGGGACGGCGCGGACGCGGCGGCGGGCGCGCTGCGGGCGCTGGGGGTCGGCCAGGTGCTGGTCCGCCGCGACCTGCGGACGACGGCGGGCGACGTGCCCACCGCCGACCCGGCCGCGCTGGCCGCCGCCCTGGACCGGCTGCCGGGGGCCCGCCGGACGCTGGCCACCCAGGTCGCCGACCTGTACGAACTCCCGCCCGCCGCAGGCGAGTCGGGCGGGCTGCTGCTCGACCCGGCGGCCGACCTGCGGACCACCGCCGAGGCCGCCGCCCGCGGCGCGGCCACCACCGCCGACCCGGCCGTGCCGGTGGACGCGGCCCGGCTCGCGTTCACCGCCCCGGGCGGCGGCGGGCTGCGGCTGCGCGCGGACGGCGGCCCGTACGCGGCGCGCGCCGACCGGGCGGCGGGCACCGCGTACCTGCCCGAGCGCACCGCCGAGGGGGTGCGGCTGGCCGACGCGGGCCGGGCCGCCGTCGACGGCGCCGCGCTGCCGGCCGCGCCGGAGCTGCGGCTCGACCTGCCCGCCGGGGCGGAGCCGGCCGCGCTGCTGGTCGGGCCCGAGGTGCTGCCCTGGGAGCCGGGCCGTCCGGTGGTGGTCCGCCCGGGCGACCGGGTCGCGGCCGCGCTGGCCGACGGACCGGACCTGACCGGCGCGCCGGAGGCTCAGGCAGACGGCGGCTGCGGGGGCGCCACCAGCCTTGCCGGGGAAGGTAGTTGGGAGCTGCGTGCCGAACCGGGCAGCAGCGCCTGCGTCCGCCTGCCGCTGGCCGGGACGCCCGACGGCGGACTGCTGGAGGTCGCCGTCGAGTACCGGGGCAGCGCGCCCCGGATCTGCCTGTGGCAGGACGGCCCGGGCAGCTGCGCGATCGAGCGCCGGCTGCCCGCCGCCGACGACTGGCGGCCGTTCCGCGCCGTGCTGCGACTGGCCCCCGGCACCACCGGCGCGGTGCTGTACGGGTACGCGGACGCGGACGGCGGCCACCCGGCCGACGCCGCCTACCGCGCGGTGGACGCCACCGCGCTGGGCGTCGCCGCCGAGGCCGCCCCGGCCGCCGACCCGGCGCCGCTGCCGCTCGGCCCCGGCCCGCACCGGGTCGACGCCGACCCGGGCCTGCCCGCCGCCGGGCCGCCCGCGTTCAGCGCCCTGCAGGACTGCGGCCGCACCGACGGGCGCGGCTTCGCCGAGGCCGGCCTGACCGCGACGCCGCTCGGCACCGACGGCGTCCGGCTCACCGCCCGCGCCCACACCGCGTGCGTCAGCGTGCCCGTCGACTCCTTCGAACCCGGCACCGGACACCGCCCCGGCCGCTACCGGCTCACCGTGAACTACCGTACGGTGAGCGGCAGTCCGGCCCGGCTGTGCCTGTGGCAGGACGGCCCCGGCCGGTGCGCCGAACTGCCGCGCACCGCCGACAGCGCGCAGTGGCACACCCTGGACACGGTGCTCGCCCCGCCCGCCGACAGCCGCGCCCTGACCCTGTTCCTGTACGCCGACGGGGACGACGTGGGCCGCACCGAGGTCGAGTACACCGGCCTGCGGCTGACCCCCGTGCTGCCGCTGGCCGTCCGGGTCGACTCCGCCGGGCCCGCGCCCGCCCGGGTGGCCGCCGTCCCGGACGGCGCCGGGCGCTGGCGGGCCCGGCTGAGCGGCGTCGACGGCCCGGTCGCCGTCGCCCTGCCCGACTCCGCCGACCCGCGCTGGGAGCTCACCGGCCTGCCCGCAGGCTGGAGCGCCCGCCCGCTCACCCTGGACGGCTACCGGGCCGGCTGGCTGGTCGAGGGGCGCGGCGACGCCGAGCTGCGCGTCGCGTTCGGCCCGGACCGCTGGTGGCGGATCGCCGTCGGGCTGTCCGCCGCGACCGTGCTGGCCTGCGCGAGCGTCCTGCTGCCGGGCCGGCGCCGGCCCTCCCCCGTCCGCCCGCTGCCCGCGCCCGGGCCCGCGCTCGGGCCCGCCCCCGACCACGCACCCGACCCCGAGAGGCCCCCGATGTCCGCCGCCCCGTCCGCCCCGTCCGGCCCGTCCAGCCCGTCCGGCCCGGGCGCACCGCCCCGGATCGCCGTGGTCGTCCCCACCCGGGACAGCGCGCCGCAGATCGACCGGCTGCTCGACTCGCTGGTGCAGCAGCGCGACGGCCTGGAGGTGCTGGTCAACGAGGACACCCGGACCAGTCAACCGCTCGCCCCCGCGCTGCCCGCCTTCCACGCCCGCGGCCTGGACGTCCGGCTCGCCCGCGACAACCCGTCCCGGGCCGCGGGCCGCCGGCGCGGCGTCCGGCGCACCAGCGCCGCCGTCGTGCTGCACCTCGACTCCGACATGACCGCCGGGCCCGGCCTGCTCGCCGAGTGCCGCCGGCTGATCGAGGACGAGGGCTACGACGCGCTGGTGATCCCCGAGGTATCGGTCGGCGAGGGCTTCTGGGCCCGCTGCAAGGTGCTGGAGAAGCGCTGCTGGGACGGCGACCGGGCGGTCGAGTCGCTGCGCTGCCTGCGCCGCGAGCTGTACGACCGGGTCGGCGGCCACGACGAGGAACTGGTCTGGTCCGAGGACAAGGACCTCGACCTGCGGGTCCGCGCCACCGGCGCCCGGATCGCCACCACCCGCAGCGTCCTGATCCACGACGAGGGCCGCACCACGCTGCGCGCCGCGATGCGCAAGAAGGCCCACTACGCCGCCACCGCCGGACGCTACGCCGCCCGCCACCCCCGGCACTTCGCCGCCCAGGCCGGCCCCTGGCGGCTGCCCGTGCTCGCCGCCCGCGCCTGGCGGCTCAGCCGCGACCCGCTGCTGACGGCCGGCCTGCTGCTGCTCAAGACCTGCGAGTTCGCCGCCGCCGGCACCGCGCTGCTGGCCTCCGCCCTGCCCGGCCCGCACCGCGGCGGCACCCGCGGATGA